In the genome of Shewanella glacialimarina, one region contains:
- a CDS encoding DUF2960 domain-containing protein, whose product MARQVIYTFKGKTKTIAFSYDKHHDLYEAAAEAEGIDLTRFLAMEQQVALTSKKGAKAEKEFRQTEFARFGFTSIKFVREEEV is encoded by the coding sequence ATGGCACGCCAAGTGATTTATACCTTTAAAGGCAAAACCAAAACAATTGCGTTTAGCTACGATAAGCACCACGACCTTTATGAAGCCGCGGCAGAAGCAGAAGGAATCGATTTAACCCGTTTTCTGGCAATGGAGCAGCAGGTGGCTTTAACCTCTAAAAAAGGTGCGAAAGCAGAAAAAGAATTTCGTCAAACTGAATTTGCACGTTTTGGTTTTACTAGCATTAAATTTGTTCGTGAAGAAGAAGTATAA
- a CDS encoding substrate-binding periplasmic protein, whose amino-acid sequence MANTVLKYNVSGSSSWVPYYLPEQPEQPGILGELVPKVLMLAEISSEKHNYPPKRTNQALESGLLDFDFVSPSWFPNEDMGDQFVTSEPMIQIKENIITLEDNATAWKNVDSIKGQPIGTVRGYLYHDDALFTRVDFTSEQELIKALHKNRIQAAISGDLPALYWSKKFNLPIALAAVHSDGVLVMRLRKEHKDLLPKINAAIAILKANGTIDAIIDKYINQSGLSE is encoded by the coding sequence ATGGCCAACACAGTGTTGAAATACAATGTGAGTGGCTCTAGCAGCTGGGTGCCCTACTACCTTCCTGAACAACCAGAACAACCAGGCATTCTTGGAGAACTGGTACCGAAGGTGTTAATGCTGGCAGAAATCAGCAGTGAGAAACATAATTATCCACCCAAACGCACCAATCAAGCACTAGAGAGTGGTTTATTAGACTTTGATTTTGTCAGCCCGAGTTGGTTCCCAAATGAAGATATGGGAGACCAATTTGTCACTTCAGAGCCTATGATTCAAATTAAAGAAAACATCATAACCCTAGAAGATAATGCTACTGCGTGGAAAAATGTAGACAGCATCAAAGGCCAGCCTATTGGAACCGTTAGGGGCTATCTATATCACGATGACGCATTATTTACCCGAGTCGACTTCACCTCAGAACAAGAGCTGATAAAAGCTCTACATAAAAACCGAATTCAAGCTGCTATTTCAGGTGACTTGCCAGCTTTATATTGGAGTAAAAAATTTAATCTTCCCATCGCATTAGCAGCCGTTCATTCAGATGGTGTATTAGTTATGCGGCTTCGAAAAGAACATAAAGATTTACTACCAAAGATCAATGCTGCAATCGCCATTTTAAAAGCCAATGGCACTATTGATGCTATTATCGACAAGTACATAAATCAATCAGGGTTAAGTGAATAA
- a CDS encoding aspartate/glutamate racemase family protein — MKTIGLIGGMSWESTQSYYQVINQSIKQRLGGLHSAKVILFSVDFAEIAALQAHGDWQSAGEMLADAAHKLSLIGADAIVVCTNTMHKVAPQIEASINIPLLHISDATGQKLVNDKITKVGLLGTQFTMEQTFYKTRLSQNFPIEIITPDQQDRETIHRIIYQELCLGKVLPSSRKEYLDIIDKLAQQGAQAIILGCTEIGLLVKQTDTSIPLYDTALIHAEAAVEFMLNK; from the coding sequence ATGAAAACAATAGGCTTAATTGGCGGCATGAGCTGGGAAAGCACTCAAAGCTATTATCAAGTGATTAATCAGTCGATTAAGCAGAGGTTAGGCGGATTACATTCAGCAAAAGTGATTCTTTTTAGTGTTGATTTTGCTGAAATTGCCGCACTACAAGCTCATGGTGACTGGCAAAGTGCTGGAGAAATGCTCGCTGACGCAGCACATAAACTATCGCTCATTGGTGCTGATGCTATTGTGGTGTGTACCAATACCATGCACAAAGTAGCCCCACAAATCGAGGCTAGCATTAATATCCCATTGCTGCATATTAGTGATGCTACCGGTCAAAAATTAGTGAACGATAAGATAACTAAAGTGGGCTTATTGGGCACTCAATTTACTATGGAGCAAACTTTCTATAAAACACGTCTGTCGCAAAACTTCCCGATTGAAATTATCACCCCAGATCAGCAAGACCGAGAAACAATTCATCGTATTATTTATCAAGAATTGTGTTTAGGGAAAGTATTACCTAGTTCTAGAAAAGAATACTTGGATATAATCGATAAATTGGCACAGCAAGGGGCACAAGCAATTATTCTAGGTTGCACAGAAATAGGCTTGCTGGTTAAACAAACTGATACATCGATACCGCTTTACGATACCGCCCTGATCCATGCAGAAGCTGCGGTTGAGTTTATGCTGAACAAATAA
- a CDS encoding GNAT family N-acetyltransferase, translated as MKIRQITLKDWPAIMIIQANCYHDINPEPLEVMQSKWHASPQNSLVLEYNNLIVAYILCHPWPKGDAPKLNTTLTATYDTQSLYIHDMAVSPSAQGLGIAKQLVNHTIHASAEQGFYGIGLVAIQGASEFWQRFGFKPFNDISPTLLTSLASYNDDACYLFFNAKPE; from the coding sequence ATGAAGATAAGACAAATTACCCTCAAAGATTGGCCTGCTATTATGATTATTCAAGCCAATTGTTACCATGACATTAATCCTGAACCATTGGAAGTCATGCAAAGTAAATGGCATGCATCCCCACAGAATAGCTTGGTATTAGAGTATAATAACCTAATTGTAGCTTATATACTTTGCCACCCTTGGCCAAAGGGCGACGCCCCAAAATTAAATACCACATTAACAGCAACATATGACACTCAATCCTTATACATACATGACATGGCAGTATCACCCTCTGCGCAGGGATTAGGTATAGCGAAACAGCTTGTTAATCACACCATACACGCGTCTGCTGAACAAGGGTTTTATGGTATTGGTTTAGTTGCCATTCAAGGGGCTAGTGAGTTTTGGCAGCGCTTTGGTTTTAAACCTTTTAATGATATTAGCCCTACACTATTAACTTCACTAGCCAGCTATAACGACGACGCCTGTTACCTCTTTTTTAATGCGAAACCAGAATAG
- a CDS encoding sensor histidine kinase, with amino-acid sequence MARKSILTRLNKVFISITILVILIASIFAYTSQKMHITSDAILHADLPLELAVESMNTSLQAMQTNAALYLLGYEDQKIQYQQNFNALQNIQQQITEKNLLTSTEQIATFNRIHHLSNTLNQQYLTLIFNAYRPADENTAKSIAANLLINTATPLEKIIRMRANDEIKGSQENSDEDELRYDDIPAIQYYLQMVDEAGDMQSAFARYLLNDQYAKQEFDDNAANFLQWLKLLEPLEQDEDEIKDIIYIKQLFQQLVNDGHRLFQLYNPQILASATDAFHNMKSNQIVEIEQQMAVLIKTTSNQVIRQLEDLKDTNMNSIILLAIFAAITIILLISLSFYAKKTIYLPIANLAQSVNALRVGERNIQFKHNDDELGDVFANVAKFQHDLRQLDVLQQNKTVYKRQLELERDKLQQAIEHLTQAQKKLINSEKMASLGALVAGIAHEINTPIGIAVTISSTFDSRVREFVNQAKTGLLNLSDLEVFEQESLEGLSIMQRALDRAAELIHSFKQVAIDQSSEKRREFLLDEMLDEVFNTLKHQIKRSPYNITIDCPPDILLNSFPGPFGQVITNLFNNAILHGFNGADTGEINVKVTHEENSKVKIKFSDNGVGIPIANIDKIFDPFFTTKLGQGGSGLGMNIVYNIVNTILGGDISVHSRNGTTFTITIPIVAPKELPHKESE; translated from the coding sequence ATGGCTCGCAAATCTATATTAACTCGGCTGAATAAAGTTTTTATCTCAATAACAATACTGGTCATTCTCATTGCCAGTATTTTTGCTTACACCAGTCAAAAAATGCATATCACCAGTGACGCTATTTTGCATGCTGACTTGCCGTTAGAATTGGCTGTTGAGTCAATGAATACTTCGCTACAGGCAATGCAGACCAATGCCGCACTGTATTTGTTAGGATATGAAGATCAAAAAATACAGTATCAGCAAAACTTTAACGCACTACAAAACATTCAACAGCAAATCACTGAAAAAAATTTACTTACCTCCACAGAACAAATCGCTACATTTAATCGCATTCATCACCTCAGCAATACGTTGAACCAGCAATATCTAACGCTGATATTTAATGCCTATCGACCCGCGGATGAAAATACAGCAAAGAGTATCGCGGCTAATTTATTGATTAATACTGCGACCCCACTTGAGAAGATTATCCGCATGCGGGCCAATGATGAAATCAAAGGTTCTCAAGAAAACTCTGATGAAGATGAGTTACGCTATGATGATATTCCCGCTATTCAATATTATTTGCAAATGGTCGATGAAGCGGGTGATATGCAAAGCGCTTTTGCAAGATATTTATTAAATGATCAATATGCTAAACAAGAGTTTGATGATAATGCAGCTAATTTTTTACAATGGCTAAAATTATTGGAGCCATTAGAACAAGATGAAGATGAAATAAAAGACATTATTTACATCAAGCAGTTATTCCAACAACTAGTCAATGACGGTCATCGTTTATTCCAACTCTATAACCCTCAAATTTTAGCTTCTGCCACTGATGCTTTTCATAATATGAAAAGTAACCAAATCGTAGAAATTGAGCAGCAAATGGCTGTATTAATAAAAACGACTTCAAACCAGGTTATTCGCCAGTTAGAAGACTTAAAAGATACTAATATGAATAGTATTATTTTATTGGCTATTTTCGCTGCCATAACCATCATACTGCTAATTTCATTAAGCTTTTATGCAAAAAAAACTATCTACTTACCTATTGCCAATTTAGCTCAATCGGTTAATGCATTACGTGTTGGCGAGCGAAATATTCAATTTAAACATAATGATGATGAACTAGGAGATGTGTTTGCCAATGTGGCCAAATTCCAACATGATTTACGCCAACTTGATGTACTACAACAAAATAAAACTGTCTATAAGCGACAGTTAGAACTTGAAAGAGACAAACTTCAGCAAGCTATTGAACACTTGACGCAAGCGCAAAAAAAACTAATTAATAGTGAAAAAATGGCCTCGCTTGGTGCACTTGTTGCTGGGATAGCCCATGAGATAAATACTCCAATAGGTATAGCAGTAACCATCAGTTCTACCTTTGATTCACGTGTAAGGGAATTTGTTAATCAAGCAAAAACAGGGCTACTTAATCTGTCTGATTTAGAGGTCTTTGAGCAGGAAAGCCTAGAAGGCCTAAGTATTATGCAACGAGCATTGGATAGGGCCGCAGAATTAATTCATAGCTTTAAGCAGGTAGCCATAGATCAATCCAGTGAAAAACGGCGTGAATTTTTACTCGATGAAATGCTAGATGAAGTGTTTAATACTTTAAAGCATCAAATAAAACGTTCGCCGTACAATATTACTATTGATTGCCCGCCAGATATCCTGTTGAACAGTTTTCCTGGACCTTTTGGGCAAGTTATCACTAACTTATTTAATAATGCTATTTTGCATGGATTTAATGGTGCTGATACCGGTGAGATTAACGTTAAAGTGACCCATGAAGAAAACAGCAAGGTAAAGATTAAATTTAGTGATAATGGTGTCGGTATTCCAATCGCTAACATTGATAAAATATTTGATCCATTCTTCACCACAAAATTAGGCCAGGGAGGGTCAGGACTTGGAATGAATATTGTTTATAACATCGTTAATACTATTTTAGGCGGTGATATTAGTGTGCACAGTCGAAATGGAACGACGTTTACGATTACGATACCTATTGTTGCGCCGAAGGAATTACCACATAAGGAAAGTGAATGA
- a CDS encoding DsrE family protein: MYHISNPVKIFSSLVLLMLMAFSQVSYAESGLAAFKPGTVIKEFGKVAEVDSQLAIPQNMKFKVAFDLGSAANAGEVNRQIDTLARFINMHVAAGVKLEDIELALVVHGKAAMDMTHNTLYQQTHKNTPNANKPLIAELSKYQVKFYVCGQTAAYYGISQNDLLPGVDMALSALTAHAILAQQGYSLNPF; this comes from the coding sequence ATGTATCATATATCTAACCCAGTGAAAATATTCAGTAGCCTTGTGTTGCTAATGCTTATGGCATTTAGCCAAGTCAGTTATGCTGAATCAGGATTAGCCGCCTTTAAACCCGGCACTGTAATTAAAGAGTTTGGTAAGGTTGCAGAGGTTGATAGTCAATTAGCTATCCCACAAAATATGAAATTTAAAGTCGCCTTTGATCTCGGTTCGGCTGCTAACGCTGGCGAGGTTAATAGACAGATTGATACTTTGGCTCGATTTATCAATATGCATGTGGCTGCAGGTGTTAAGCTTGAAGATATTGAGTTAGCTTTGGTTGTACATGGCAAAGCAGCTATGGATATGACTCATAATACGCTGTATCAGCAAACCCATAAAAATACCCCTAACGCGAATAAGCCATTAATTGCTGAACTGAGTAAGTACCAAGTAAAATTTTATGTATGCGGTCAAACCGCTGCTTATTATGGTATCAGTCAGAATGACTTATTACCGGGAGTTGACATGGCATTATCGGCTTTAACCGCACATGCAATATTAGCTCAGCAAGGTTATAGCCTGAATCCTTTTTAG
- the lptG gene encoding LPS export ABC transporter permease LptG has protein sequence MNIIDLYISRIILSTSALCLLVLTGLSGIIKWVDQLRLVGRGSYSMMDAGVYVLYLVPRDIEMFFPMAVLLGALIGMGMLASNSELVVMQASGMSRLQITLSAMKTAIPLMIMVMALGEWGAPVAEQSAKELQATKISGGSLIKSNRGIWAKDGDLFVNIGEVQDINKLNNITLYKFDEQSKLVQLTQAKHADFKQDEWQLTEVTTTHLSEDRIELVETPTEQWRSTLTPDKLGVVSVKPEALSIQGLLGYLEYLEINQQDSSRYELALWRKVMQPITVAVMMLVALSFVFGPLRTVTMGARVLLGVVAGFSFYISNQIFGPMSMVYDLPAVVGAVTPSILFTSLAFYYIRK, from the coding sequence ATGAACATAATTGATTTATATATTTCACGGATAATTTTAAGTACCTCAGCACTGTGTTTGTTAGTCTTAACTGGTCTGTCAGGGATTATTAAATGGGTTGATCAGCTCAGGCTTGTTGGCCGTGGTAGTTATAGCATGATGGATGCCGGTGTTTATGTACTTTATTTAGTGCCGCGCGATATTGAAATGTTTTTCCCTATGGCGGTATTGCTTGGAGCACTAATCGGTATGGGAATGCTAGCGTCTAATTCTGAACTTGTTGTTATGCAAGCATCAGGCATGTCGCGTTTACAAATCACTTTGTCAGCAATGAAAACGGCTATTCCTTTGATGATAATGGTAATGGCTTTAGGCGAGTGGGGCGCGCCAGTGGCAGAGCAATCTGCTAAAGAGCTGCAAGCGACGAAAATATCCGGTGGTAGTTTAATAAAATCTAATCGAGGTATTTGGGCTAAAGACGGTGATTTATTTGTCAATATCGGTGAAGTACAAGATATTAATAAGCTTAATAATATTACCTTATATAAGTTTGATGAACAGTCAAAATTAGTACAATTAACTCAGGCTAAACATGCTGATTTTAAACAAGATGAATGGCAGCTGACTGAAGTGACAACCACTCATTTATCTGAGGACCGCATTGAGTTGGTTGAAACGCCAACAGAGCAATGGCGTTCAACCTTAACCCCAGACAAACTTGGCGTGGTATCGGTTAAACCTGAAGCATTGTCTATTCAAGGGCTGCTGGGATATTTAGAGTATTTGGAAATTAATCAACAAGACTCGAGCCGATATGAGTTGGCCCTGTGGCGCAAGGTTATGCAGCCTATAACCGTTGCTGTGATGATGCTGGTTGCCTTGTCATTTGTATTTGGTCCTTTGCGTACAGTTACTATGGGGGCTAGGGTATTGCTCGGTGTGGTGGCCGGTTTTAGTTTTTACATCAGCAATCAGATATTTGGTCCTATGAGTATGGTGTATGATCTTCCTGCTGTGGTCGGCGCTGTTACTCCAAGTATTTTATTTACCAGTTTAGCCTTTTACTATATTAGAAAGTAA
- a CDS encoding bifunctional diguanylate cyclase/phosphodiesterase gives MMSDFFLKIINDKSLKTSDSPSTGAAKTNASVTNAEPWIIGIIDDEPSMHEVTKLALSRVEILGRPLFFISAFNADEGYEIIKNNPNMALVLLDVVMETDDAGLILVKRIRHELKNKFLQIILRTGQPGFAPEEKVIIDYEINAYKTKSELTRAKLFTALAAGIRSYRQITALEKSRQGLRSIIDASSSLMQERSVFDFSRGVLNQISALFDIEAESIFCVSQRPQNGPSAIISSQSDDYIVVAASHKYQSLFGKGLTKLDKTDRAIQSVYQVLEQKSHLFNDEFSCLYLSTPSLWEGVIVAEKAQKLKDIDQELLQVFCMNVAVGLENAKFFNYLNKAAYIDEVTGLYSRAGFIDHAKAFHQQHGNNICLYLLDVDYFHNIIESLGYEFGNKILKRISSHLISSYGEDVLIARLHSDVFALLLPNGLIKPQNVALRSSFPFNIDEHSIRLGMTVGAAQLSKELMIEGQYQTINNNGKRTFDAALLLRHAEIALKVAKENRRGSGQLFDQHYELDSHKRMNLLNDLRQAITQQELFLVLQPKVHTTNENIIGYEALLRWNHPHKGPIPPNAFIPAVEKSGLYYDVDLYVAKAACQLLNDYPQITHPISINLSANSLKHETFVDELYAIFEAANVSLSRVELEITENALIHSDSAIKELDKLAEYGFTICLDDFGAGYSSLGYLLRLPLHTIKIDRAFVSHLVGNINAQIVLEGIIHMGIKLGKDMVVEGIETEQQLALVKKMGADVIQGFYFFKPLTIEQILNLSDQYQI, from the coding sequence ATGATGTCTGATTTTTTTTTGAAAATCATCAATGATAAATCTTTGAAAACCAGTGATTCGCCTTCTACTGGCGCGGCAAAAACCAACGCCTCTGTCACAAATGCTGAACCTTGGATTATTGGTATTATTGATGACGAACCATCAATGCATGAAGTGACTAAATTAGCGTTATCTCGGGTAGAAATACTCGGTCGCCCGCTCTTTTTTATCAGTGCATTTAATGCCGATGAAGGGTATGAAATCATCAAAAACAATCCTAACATGGCGCTAGTATTACTCGATGTAGTCATGGAAACCGACGACGCGGGTTTAATATTAGTCAAACGCATCCGACACGAGCTTAAAAATAAGTTCTTGCAAATCATTCTTCGCACTGGGCAGCCTGGGTTTGCCCCTGAAGAAAAAGTCATCATTGATTATGAAATTAACGCCTACAAAACCAAAAGCGAGCTCACTAGAGCAAAACTATTTACTGCATTAGCGGCAGGTATTCGCAGTTATCGACAAATCACAGCTCTTGAAAAAAGCCGACAAGGATTGCGTTCGATCATCGATGCCTCTTCCAGTTTAATGCAAGAGCGATCGGTTTTCGACTTCTCTCGTGGCGTATTAAACCAGATAAGCGCACTTTTCGACATCGAAGCTGAAAGTATTTTTTGTGTATCTCAACGACCGCAAAATGGCCCCTCAGCCATAATCAGTAGTCAAAGTGACGATTACATTGTGGTGGCTGCAAGTCATAAATATCAATCTTTGTTTGGTAAAGGGCTAACTAAGCTTGATAAAACAGACCGTGCGATTCAATCTGTTTATCAGGTCCTTGAACAAAAATCCCATTTATTTAACGACGAATTCAGTTGCCTCTATTTATCGACGCCTTCACTTTGGGAAGGTGTGATTGTGGCAGAAAAAGCTCAAAAACTAAAAGATATCGACCAAGAATTATTGCAAGTTTTTTGCATGAATGTCGCTGTAGGGTTAGAAAATGCCAAATTTTTTAACTATTTAAATAAAGCCGCATATATAGATGAAGTGACTGGATTATATAGTCGTGCTGGATTTATTGATCACGCAAAAGCTTTTCATCAGCAACATGGGAACAATATTTGTCTATATTTACTGGATGTAGACTACTTCCATAATATTATAGAAAGTTTAGGCTATGAGTTTGGCAACAAAATTTTAAAACGTATTTCTAGCCACTTAATATCTTCTTACGGTGAGGACGTGCTAATTGCTCGGTTGCATTCTGACGTGTTTGCATTGTTATTACCCAATGGCCTAATTAAACCACAAAACGTAGCACTAAGAAGCTCTTTTCCGTTTAACATTGATGAGCATTCTATCAGGCTAGGTATGACGGTTGGCGCAGCACAGCTCAGCAAAGAGTTGATGATTGAGGGACAGTACCAAACGATTAATAATAATGGCAAACGTACATTTGATGCGGCGTTATTATTACGTCATGCCGAAATAGCGCTTAAAGTAGCCAAAGAGAACCGTCGCGGTTCCGGCCAGCTATTTGATCAACATTATGAATTAGATTCACATAAAAGAATGAATCTGCTTAACGATCTTCGCCAGGCTATTACTCAGCAGGAACTGTTTTTAGTGTTGCAACCTAAAGTACATACCACCAACGAAAATATTATTGGTTATGAGGCATTGTTACGCTGGAATCATCCACACAAAGGTCCCATTCCACCGAATGCATTTATTCCCGCGGTGGAAAAGTCAGGCTTATATTATGATGTAGACTTATACGTTGCTAAAGCAGCCTGCCAGTTACTTAATGATTACCCACAAATAACTCACCCTATTTCGATTAACCTATCAGCAAACTCGCTGAAGCATGAAACCTTTGTTGATGAATTGTATGCGATTTTTGAAGCAGCCAATGTAAGCTTAAGTAGAGTCGAATTAGAAATAACTGAAAATGCTTTAATCCATTCCGATTCCGCGATTAAAGAGTTAGATAAACTCGCAGAGTATGGGTTTACTATCTGTTTAGATGATTTTGGAGCTGGATATTCGTCATTAGGTTATTTACTCCGCCTGCCACTGCATACGATTAAAATTGACCGCGCTTTTGTGTCGCATTTAGTCGGTAACATTAATGCACAAATAGTATTAGAAGGCATTATTCATATGGGGATTAAACTGGGTAAGGATATGGTCGTTGAAGGTATTGAAACAGAACAACAGCTGGCATTGGTAAAAAAAATGGGCGCAGACGTAATTCAAGGCTTCTATTTTTTCAAACCTTTAACCATTGAACAAATTCTCAATTTATCAGACCAATATCAGATATAA
- a CDS encoding DUF2913 family protein → MTETYNSAILNLAVTGIHDLTESNKQHKGVRTPAQESHFLCSWMVDALKTKRFSKLVAEDLTQWIRLGRSQGAGAQLKQLLERIVIQYQDAKTAKLGEALGALLADFSQKNWLVVTDTPLSSKLKLDGDGQSSVVVCADQMRNHLKDTELLKPIALYVRGDENVLAEIALLHGLLISQANKKTTLIKHHKTYLIIPQNQHLNLCLLAKLK, encoded by the coding sequence ATGACTGAAACTTATAACTCAGCAATACTTAATTTGGCTGTCACTGGCATACATGATTTAACAGAATCGAATAAACAACACAAAGGTGTACGCACTCCTGCACAAGAAAGCCACTTTTTATGCAGTTGGATGGTCGATGCTCTCAAAACAAAACGCTTTTCAAAACTGGTTGCCGAAGATTTAACTCAATGGATCCGTCTTGGTAGAAGCCAAGGTGCAGGCGCACAGCTAAAGCAGCTACTGGAGCGCATAGTTATACAATATCAAGATGCCAAAACCGCTAAACTGGGTGAAGCATTAGGCGCATTGCTAGCCGATTTTAGCCAAAAAAACTGGTTAGTCGTGACCGATACACCATTATCAAGTAAATTAAAATTAGACGGTGACGGTCAATCAAGTGTGGTGGTTTGTGCTGACCAGATGAGAAATCATCTTAAAGACACTGAGTTGTTAAAACCAATTGCATTGTACGTTAGGGGTGATGAAAATGTGCTTGCAGAAATAGCACTACTCCATGGCTTATTAATAAGCCAGGCAAATAAAAAAACCACTTTAATTAAACATCACAAAACCTACTTGATCATTCCACAAAACCAGCATCTTAATTTGTGTTTACTTGCCAAACTAAAGTAG
- a CDS encoding RDD family protein: MLNAEHANFPRASFVRRLGAMIYDALLAVAVYMIAGAIGFGVFYGLYTTGIISLGGYEHISDTLNNTPIYQGVYQLWLALCVGGFYALFWSKGGQTLGMRAWRLKVQHPNGQNLSFITACARVIWSILGLGNLFILLNSDKLALQDKMTRSEIVILSVEANQMRNWHGA, from the coding sequence ATGTTAAATGCAGAACACGCCAATTTTCCCCGTGCAAGTTTTGTACGACGTTTAGGGGCAATGATTTATGACGCCTTGCTTGCTGTCGCGGTATATATGATTGCTGGCGCTATAGGCTTTGGGGTTTTCTACGGTTTATATACCACAGGAATAATTTCATTAGGTGGCTATGAGCATATATCAGATACGCTGAACAACACCCCTATTTATCAAGGTGTTTACCAGCTATGGTTGGCTTTATGTGTGGGTGGTTTTTATGCACTATTTTGGAGTAAAGGTGGTCAAACTCTTGGCATGAGAGCCTGGCGTTTGAAAGTTCAACATCCGAATGGTCAAAACCTGAGTTTTATTACTGCTTGCGCCCGTGTTATCTGGTCAATACTAGGACTCGGCAACTTATTTATTTTATTAAATAGCGACAAATTAGCTTTACAAGATAAGATGACTCGCTCTGAAATAGTCATATTATCTGTTGAAGCTAATCAGATGCGCAACTGGCATGGTGCTTAA
- the lptF gene encoding LPS export ABC transporter permease LptF, translating to MIVFRYLIGEVLKAQLAVLTVLLTIFISQQFVRVLGDASDGEFPASLVLTLLGLNLPQLTVLILPLSFFLGILLAHGRMYAENEMVVLHGVGVSEWYVTRVTMILAVFNMIFTAYLAIYVSPWAEERQNQVLEQAQSEAGLAALTQGRFQTSPNGRAVLFVETISKDNQLGKVFVAQLPEVGDEQGLTNIVVAQQGKVIEDEFGSQQLKLESGLRYQGSPNAMNYQIIEFGGYKMEIKEQEVDERSRKLSAMPINELLDTLGPEAVAEFQWRLAIPLSIPLLTLIAVPLARVNVRQGKFAKMFPAILLYLGYFGLMVAGRKALQDEVIPLYLGMWWIHGCALVMGILLLSKERPASVRFLSLFKRNKQVSA from the coding sequence GTGATTGTATTTAGATACTTGATTGGTGAAGTTTTAAAAGCACAATTAGCCGTACTTACAGTGCTGTTAACTATTTTTATTAGCCAACAATTTGTGCGTGTTTTAGGAGATGCGTCTGATGGCGAATTTCCAGCATCTCTAGTGTTGACATTATTGGGGTTAAATCTGCCTCAGCTAACCGTACTTATTCTGCCTTTAAGTTTCTTTTTGGGAATATTACTCGCCCATGGGCGAATGTATGCCGAAAATGAAATGGTGGTATTACATGGCGTTGGCGTGAGTGAATGGTATGTCACAAGAGTCACGATGATTTTAGCTGTGTTTAATATGATATTTACCGCTTATTTGGCTATTTATGTTTCCCCTTGGGCGGAAGAAAGGCAAAATCAAGTGCTTGAACAAGCACAATCTGAGGCAGGGCTAGCAGCATTAACTCAAGGGCGTTTTCAAACAAGCCCTAATGGCCGTGCGGTACTTTTTGTTGAGACTATTAGTAAAGATAATCAGTTAGGTAAAGTTTTCGTTGCTCAGTTACCGGAAGTTGGCGATGAGCAGGGGCTGACCAATATTGTCGTGGCTCAACAAGGTAAAGTGATTGAAGATGAGTTTGGTAGCCAGCAGTTAAAGCTTGAAAGTGGTTTACGCTATCAGGGCAGCCCTAACGCAATGAATTATCAAATCATTGAGTTTGGCGGCTATAAAATGGAAATAAAAGAGCAAGAGGTGGATGAACGCAGCCGTAAGCTTTCTGCTATGCCTATTAATGAGTTACTCGATACCCTTGGCCCAGAAGCCGTTGCTGAGTTTCAATGGCGCTTAGCGATTCCATTATCAATTCCATTATTAACATTAATAGCGGTTCCTTTGGCAAGAGTGAACGTTCGCCAAGGTAAGTTCGCTAAAATGTTCCCAGCTATTTTATTATATTTAGGTTATTTTGGGTTAATGGTTGCGGGACGTAAAGCGCTACAAGATGAAGTTATTCCGTTGTATTTAGGCATGTGGTGGATACATGGTTGCGCTCTTGTAATGGGTATATTGTTACTCAGCAAAGAAAGGCCGGCCAGTGTCAGATTTTTAAGCCTGTTTAAACGTAATAAGCAGGTGAGCGCATGA